ctcttctccctctctctctctctctcttttttttcttttttttttctctctctctcttttaccctCTGTAAGTTGTACTCGGAATAAGAGGGCATAAAAAGGATGTGAAAAGGGGGACAGGGGGTGGGTTGGGTTGGGTTGGGTTGAGGGGTGAAAAAGACGcgactctctttctcagttctccttctcttttttttcttcttccttttcttttcttttcttttcttttcttttcttttctttctttttttgtttgtttgtttgttcgttttcttctcttaatattttcaacgtcACCACtgtgctatatatatatgtgtgcattttatcttttaatcgtGTATTAAAAGTACGACGGGGAATAGAAATTTTCCAAATGACGTAAACTTATGCGGAATAAACCAATGATAAGTAAGCAACTACGTAAGTAAAtacgttattttatatatttatatataaatatatatatatatatatatatatatatatatatatatgatttctttGGAAATGTTGAAATTCTAAAGAGAAATCTTTGAAGGTAACGGGAGCTCTTGTACGGAGCTCTTGtgtaacttttaattaaatccttTTCTTAGGAGAAACGTGAACAGGTGTCGAGTTACCTATATTTTACCATAgcgattattaattacttcatTAATAATTGGCCAATAGTTTAGACGCAAGGGATCCGGGACCGGGGATTGGGATCGGGACCACGGGAATAAGGGGGAAAGTTTTCAACTAATTTTCAcgtccttcttttccttcccaccctttcttcttcttcttcttcttcttcttcttttctttttcattcttttttctttttcctttttcttccctttttttttttccttcgccCTGAACAATTTTTACATTGTCAAAtcatcgacgaaaaaaaaagggaacttGAAATGGCcttgacatttcttttttccatccaacgacattttaattttcacttAAATTACATTTGCATTGGTTTAAATACGTATTACCTGTATATACGTCTATACATGTAAGGCTGCTATCAAAGCtgtatttctaatttttaaccTTTTGCACTCTATTATGTCAAGCGTGGCTCGACATTCTTTAATgacgttttttattattaacacatTTCTTGCGTCGAAAATCTCTCGCGtagaatgaattttatttgtgAACAATATgtgtatttagaaaaaaaaaaaaaaaaaaaaaaaattttaacgcgTGCAaaggattaattattttacttcaCGTCAcggaaatttttcatttttcgtttcattttttttttgctttttttttttttttgttttttcctctttttgtaAGTACAAGTTACACCGAATGTACGACATAAATGTACGAATAGGAGTGATAACGTAAaacttttgtattatataactaTTGCACGAGCACGAAAAATATTGTGTCATAGAGAAATCAAacaatacttttaattaaatctgtccttttttcatttttctttctttttcttcttttttttttttatttttttttttttttttttttttttttttttttttttaatgccaaCGTCGATACCAAATAATCGATTGTATGAGTATCAGTGTTTCTCAATACTTTTACGTATTCCCACCGTATCTccctaataataaaattatatttatacatatctatatataaaaattataataaaataaaatataaaaaattatatatatatatatatataaattaaattttataaattcacaAACTGCACACAGATCGTCccaaaaaaatatgaatgacaTTTCAGGAGTATATCGAGGCGATCGTATTGAACGATTTCATTTTaacttttctatccttttatttatttatctatttatttatttatttttgattaattcgCATTGAGAATCACTGTAATGCaaggtaataatttattttctttttatcctcgtCTAGCTCgctcaagttttttttttcttttctttgtttttttctctctctttttttcttttttctttttttttctttttttctttctttttttttttttttttttaattctccttCTCAAGAATAGACGACAAAGAGAAGTTAAGAGGATATAATCCGATGGTAAAAGGAAGATTTTATCTCGGTAGAATGATACCGTTATTAGGCTTATCGCTCATTCATATCACTTGGAAAATCGTGGTCGATGGTCGATGGTGGTGGTTTCGTCTGGTGGTTGGCAAACAAGATGCTCGCTTGCCAGCTGTTACCTTGCCAATAACAAATTCCTATGTTCTATTTGCAACAAGTagagaaaatgattataatcaaGTTTGTAAGGGTTGGTACTATCTACCAATGAGTGAGCTTGGAACGATGGCTATCAAACGATTCGAACAGAATCGAACGCATTTGACACTTTTTGGAAGAACGCCAACGAGCTATGAAATTAAACGgttcgtttgtttttgtttgtttgttttcatcACGCTTAAGGCAAAATCacgtgataaatatatatatatatgtgtgtgtgtgtgtgtgtgtgtgtgtgtgtgtgtgtgtgtgtgtgtgtatgtgtgtgtgtatatatatacaatacatatatgaaattcCTATTTGGAACGGATTTGTAATGAAtttgttggaaaaaaaaaaaaaaaaaaaaatgaagaaaaaaaaataaaaacgttttcgttcaatctaatttatatttttgtttctaaatgtatatatggCTTATATTATGAGCTATTGAATTTTTCTGGTTGTAACAAGAGtatttggtaaaaaaaaaaaaaaaaaaaaaaaaaaaaaaaaaaaaaaaaaaatactacagAGCGTTGtttattctaatataaaatattagatactTTATTGACATAATTTGTACCATATAATttgttctttatatatatatttaaatgattttatttcattttttactttaattctCAATAATCAAATAGTCAATAAGCATGAAGACTTTAGAgatgaaataagaattaatttactATAGACGGATACGTGCGAATTATATAgggaatttatttattttttttttttctttttttttttttaccttgtGCTTCATACGTaggagaataaaatattatatttcttgtctcgcaaaaatatatctaaaaaaaaaaaaaaaaaaaaaaagtaaagaagaaaagaagataaaaaatctttcgaaatccgaattatatttattataataattaaataaacataagtacatatatatatacttaaagtCGCACGAAATGTCCTCGATTCGACTCTTTGAATAATGAACGAAACTTCTCTAATAGGACTTTGCAAAGTTCTtttagtaataaattaataaaggatagagaaaataaaattagatattatttttacttgacgtatatatgtacgtaagtatatagtatatgcatattaatacatagatagatatatttatataaatatatgtacgtaaagatacgtacgtgtatttaaatacgtttaaatacgtataaaagaagaaaaatattaatcggtatattaaatttctatcagttcttctatttcttcctgttttcttttctctctccttcatcatcttcttcttcttcttcttcttcttcttcttcttcgaactAACTTCGAACTAAGAGTTACGAAATTCTAAAACAACGAACGTCCTAGGAAACTCGAAATTCGAAGTTTCCTAAGAAGAAATGGTGCGGCAAATGAACCGGCGAAAATCCActcgaattatttcaatgaagtGACcatttcgtaaaattattttaataatagaaaatttaacgaGCATAAATTacgagaaattattatttccaacAGGTttgaggggagagagagagagagagagagagaggacgagggggagaaagaaaaaagaataaaaaaaaaaaaaaaaaaaaaaaaaaaaaaaaagaaaaattcatagtTGAAAAATAACGTACGTAACGAGCACGACGATTGAAATTTTGGCATCTTAACTTGaatttattactgttaataaCTATAGATCGGTcggatttaaattttataaatcgtacATCTAACACTTGCACGCTAACACTTATTACTGCCAAAATATTCTACGTATTAAATGcgaatgatagtaataataatgtttataatgatgatgataataatgataataaatttttatgatatttccttttatatacgATACGATATTCTTAAGAAAGCGAAGTTATCTAATTCGTAATAATTCGCAATAAATACTTGCGACAAAATGGCGCGTGCACGATGAGTTTAACTGAAAACCAGTTTagttgttcttcttcttcttcttcttcttcttcttcttcttcttcttcttcttactagGTCGTAATTTCCTTCTCATTAAACGTTTCTAAAACGCGTCGAGGACCCGTTTGCGACATCGCATAAATACCGACTCTTGAGCGCAATGAAAACGGGTCCTTAAGATGAAAGTTTTCGCATTAGCGAATACGTTCGTTCAATAACGAGAAAGAACAAATACGCAACGAAACAATCCTTTAAGctccttttttcgtttatctccttttttttcttcccctccccttccccccttttatttttgcttctctttttgccttttttttcgttttgtttcacCATAGAGGGATTGGATCGACTTTAAATTCAACGATgaggacgaaaaaaaagaagaaaaagaaaaaagaaagaaaagaaaagaaacaaaaaaaaaatctcaaatCTGCATCGTTCGTgagtcagaaagagagagagaaaaagagagagaaagagagagagagagagagagagaatgtgtgttCTACATAAgcttctaaaaatattttttacgatctACACGCATTTTGTGTCGTACACggacatacacatacacacacacacatatacacccCTCCAGGGACATACACATCCTTCGTGAATGAAGAAACGTAATACAACATGTACGGAATTAGTGTAGAGGATTGGTATTATTTtggaaagggggaaaaaagtaccacaaaaaaaaaaaaaagaaaaaaaaaaaaaattcataaaaaacagaagaaaggaaagaaggaaaaaatcgatgaaaaaagaaaaaggatagaaagaaaagaaaaggagaaacttACCCTGAGCAGGATCTCTCCTTCTACGCCTGTGCTTTCTCCTTCGTACTTCTTCGACATAATTCGAGGATGAAGAATCGTCGTATCCAATGACGTCACGTTTCTCAGCTATCTTACGTGCCTCCTCTTGACGTTTCTTCAAAAGTTCGTAAACGCGTTTGAAATAATCCCTGGCTATGTCCTCGttcgatttattaatcaaCGACAACGTCTCGGTTTTATCCTGACGACGTGATTCATTATCGTCGATCAAATTCGAATCGTCATCTTCCTTAAAGCTATCCTCGTGTTCCTCGCTACCGtctattattttaaacgttGCACTTTTTTTAACGTTCGAACGTGCATACAATTCACGATAATCTTTGAACGCGGCCTTGTGTATCGAATTGTATCCAAAATCGGGCGAGACGATAATGGACGATGATTTGGAATTAGgatcaattgatttttcaaaggTAATACGATCggtaccattattattatcaaagggacatataatatcgttgttaataGTTGATCCTAAAGAATTACGAAGATTTTGACATACTTTACAATTTCTCGTAACGCATAATTCCCTTTTAACGTCCTTCGTTGTTCTTGTCTTATTCAACATAAaattatcctctttttcttcattcttcttctcctcttccacttcttcctcatccttctccttcAAACCACTCTCTCTTTGAAGTTTCtcaagtttctttctttccttataaTCCTTCCAGGATCTTTCGATCCTATCCAATTCCTTCTCGGTGTTAGGATTATCAAAATGAAGATCGCTTTTCGTTTTACGATATGTTCTCCTTTTATCCGTAGATTCTCTCCTAGtggatttatattttctttgttgttcGACGAATTCATTAGATCTTCTTACGAGCAAGGCGTCGCTCTTCGATcgacgataattattttttttaacgaacgaagATGATATAGAACGTACGTTGcgtccatttttcttttcactttcgtTAAATCCAAAAGATCCTCGTAAATTCATATCCttctcatcgtcatcgtcgtcatcatcgtcatcattattatcctccTGATTCTCCTTCTCGAATCTCATTCTTCTTCCTGACGAATTAATTACGTTCGTTTCGCTTCTTACCTTTCTCGTACGATAATGcgtttcgatattattagaatcgacgacgtttttacgatcgaaatataattttttaatcgtcaaATTATTATCCACGTTCTTATTAGATTCCATTCTTTCACGCAATTTCTCAGTCAAAAAACTACGAATTTTAACGAGCTTATCAGAATCAACATAATCATTGTTAATCGATTCAACGACATTATCGTCATTCGTGttagatagataaaatttcgatttattattatcatcggaTCCATGATCCTCTTCCGATTCTATCTTATCTAATTTATCATTGGACCGTACGAATGGGTTCGAATAATCGCgattaattttacgattagACGAATGAACAATATCGCTTTGACCTTTCAAATAAGCCTTGACCTTTCTACAACGTTCCTTGGCAATCTCATCGGGGCTTTTGTCAAACATATTTTTCGTTCTTAAATCATCTAAAATCTGTCGACGTAGAAAATCACCGGTCGAATATCTCTTAACGATCTCTTTGtcgttctctttgtttttaatttttttatcgcgGATGACCTTGATACTAGCGTCGCTCCTGGATTTTCTCGGTTTGTAACCAAACTCAAATGGGCCAAATTTGTTACTGAAACCGTCGACATTACGATTACCACTCGATTGCATTGGTTCACGTTTGGAATTAACCGACGTGGATCTCGATATTTTACGAGACAAAGGAAATTTTTCGTAATTGATCAAACCTTCGCGAAAAGAGCCCCTAGCCCTTTGAGCAGTTTTACCTGTTGTCTCGACCAATAAACGACCGTCCTTGTCCAACAATTGTATAACCGGAAGGGCGTCGTCGGCCGTAGTCGTAAGTTCCCAATACCAATGCAATGGTTTGTCGAGTTTGAGTCTTATTATTGGTGACGTTTGATTATCGATCTCGTCCTTTGATATATCTTGACTTATTGAAGAATCGACCGAATCGACCGAATCGACCGGATTGGACGAGGCTGCCGTTACGACTGGATAAGCGTTCTTCATGGTTCCAGTTTTCCAGAtgtgcgataataacggttgaaacgatatatatatatatatatatatatatatatatatatatatacacacttatGTATCTCTTTCTGGATCAATGCCCTCGAAAGGGGCAGGCAAAAGAAGCTTCCAATTTGAAATTGGGAAAGGACCCTTTAAAGGTATCATCCACACTGGATTTTAACCCAATGGATTTCAATACGAGTGtttcatatattacatacatagatatatatatgaacatatgtatgtacgaattGAAAACGGGCTACTACATGGTTTCTCTTACGTAAAACGTTCAGTTTCAAAGCTTTTTGGCAACTAGTCAGATACACTTTTTCACCGTGCAATCATACGTATTAATCTACGACATAATTATTACGAGGACGTAAAACGATCGTAAAAAAGTAATCGATCCGAATCGATCCGATccgatcgttaataatatcgtatagtatctatttcttcctttctttttttttttttttttatttctcttcgttttatttcgagAACCAAgaatctctcgtttctttacTACGAAACGAGGTTAGGTATACAAAGTTGAAAGCAAGCTTGAATCTCCTTTGGGAATAACTTCCCGTGAAAAGCAgctatctcttctttctttcttttttttccttctctctctctctctctctctctctctctctctctctctttttcttgctctATCTGTCTCactgtctatctttcttttcttctttctttctttctttctttgatttttgcGGATCGTAGATTCTCTCTTCCACTTGCACTATTTTCACGAAAGAACGACTACCTTCCGAACTTTCTTTACcacctttatctcttttactactacttcttcttttgaacCAAGATGGCGGACATTATTCGTAAGAGACCGCGAAATTTTAGCATTCGTAAAATTTCtaactgtatatatgtatgaaggtacataataaacataaatacatatatatatatatatatatatgtacatatgtatacgtatatatttagatatacacGTAATATATTTCGGAGTTTCTTTTTATGTGATAGGTAGGGGCAGGAAGGGGAAGGAGGTTAGGAACGAagatgagaaggagaaggaagagaaggagaaggaggagaaggaggaggagagggatgGTTTTGATGATGGCGGTAAAGAGAATCCCGACTGTTCGACCGTTTCGCGgattatttcgttcgattgAAAACGTCGTAGAATCCTTTAACACTCGCGTTCGATCGCGTCTCGACACCCCGTGCCAGCAAAGCCACTCGCGGATTCGCTACTGAAGACGAGCAACGAAGCTTCGtgttcactcactcactctctctctctctctctctctctctctctctctctctctctctctctctctctttttctgtcgtCATACCAATCTTAAAATAAATCCTACGGGATCTATCGGGTAGGGTTGCAGGAATGTCGGCATGTGGGATGTGTCACGAATATATCGTTCCCTCTTCCCTTTCGTTTTTACTCTTTCCACTCTTCTGTTATCTTTCGtaactcgctctctctctctctctctctctctctctctctctctttctctttctctctctttttctttaatacaaCTGATCGCATACGCGCATGCGCGTAttacttgaaaaataatttattaaaagtgtTCGTATCACGATCGATAATGAAGAAATCctattcgatcgataatgaaGAGCTCGTATTTGGTCGATCGGTCAATCGGTCGGTCAATCGGTCGGTcaatcggtcggtcggtcgttcgttcgttcgttcgttcgttcgttcgttcgttcgttcgttcgaatctTCCTCTTGCATTCTTAGAATCCTATTGGTTTTATTTCAACAAAGGTCATTTTTAACCAACCAATCGCGAGCTACGATTGCTCGTCCACGTGACATCGACGCGatcttattacatatatttgtcttttcttGATACTAATCGACCCCAGtttctctattctttattttaagtCATTCAATTTTTCAACAAGACGTTACAATCTCATTTCGGACGAAagtgaacatatatatatatatataggtagagagagagagaaagagagaaagagaaagagaaagagaaagagaaaaaagaagaagaaattaaatcatCTTCGATACATTCTTGGAAATAGGTTAAGGTGagattaattgttatatagtttttttttctacttttctttcctcttttctactaatatcatatatatatatatatatatatatatatatatatatatatatatatatatatatacacaaatactCAAAGTATATTGATTCTAAAATTAACTTTagaatctaataataataataataatttagaatgATCATACACAGAGTAtttgatcattattttaattgatttaagaTCAAATAAACGATCACCATTAATAGTTCGACAAAAGTTAAAagttcgttttaatttttagttAAGTTTGTATTGAACGTTTACATTATATTCCCACAAGATACAAGTCACGTGATGTCTCGaaaggtatatacatacatatatatatatatatatatatatatttttggaaaCTTTTCAACTTTTCCTTGGTCTCTAGTTTTCCGCTTGGATGTTCTGTCGAAAGGAACTACGAGATCGTTAAGAAAGATTCGTCTTTAGGAAAGTTGTCTTGGTTCGACTTTTAAAGGAGACTTCAATTCCACGAACTATTTCGATAAACAGTACGTGCCACCGTATGCATctgttccttctttctttccatatatatatatatatatatatatatatatatatatatatatatatatatatttctttgcaCCGATACACGTGCGCACACCTTTAACCATTCTCATCCTTCCTCATTCTCcccaaacacacacacacacacacacacatattcacACTGAGAGACATATACGCgcgcaaaaaaagaaatatatatatatatatatatatatatgtatatatatgtttgtgttaAGATCTTCACTCGAGAGTAccagaattttttattctactttctttttttacaagagagaaagaaagagagagagagagagagagagagctcgggggagggggagaaaaaacgACGGAATGAAGTGAGTatagagggtgagagagagagagacagaatgaggaggaggaagaggagaagtaACGAGAGGGATGTAGGAGGGGGGAGAAGGAGTGAAGCAATTTGTCGGGTCGAAGGAAATTCCAAGAGAGATCCTCTTCGGAATCGACTGCCATGTTGTATTTTCGGCTACAAAAGAAACGTTCGACTAGCGTGTACTATTATTAGTACGGGTCGGTTTATATTTAAGATAGTAGATAGTacgacgtatgtacgtacgtataaagCCGTCAAACGGTATACGGCGCGTTATAAAGCGTCTCGAAAAGCTTTTAAGTACATTGTGTAATACAGTAAGATCATCATGGGGAGGTTAGGAATGAATCACTGTCCGATATCGTGAAGTCGACGAGTGGACGATgaagagaaatttaaaagaaagaaagaaagagaaaagaggcaggggggggaaggaggagacaaaaaaaattgaaaagagagataataataataataataataataatcaaacaaaaggaaaataaaagaagagaaaaaaaaattatgggaAACTTTCAAACGCGTTCTGTCGgctgtttctcttttattttcttcttcctttttttttttcccccttctttttttcttttaacggatttgttaaaataacggaaaaaaagaaaagaaaaagaaaaaaaaaacaggcgGTAAAATCAAAtgacaaagtaaaaaaatgcCTGACTAATTTGGGCACagctaagtatatatatatatatatatatatatatatatatatacatatatatgtttaatagaTTCgttgaaacgagaaaaaaagtaaaagaaaaaggaataaaataaaagatgggAACATCGAACGATAAGAAGTAAACGTGACTAATTTGGCCcagttacatatatatcaactACGATGAGTTTCAcacatttgttattaataataataataataataattttgttctaTATTCGAATCTAAAAGTGTGATTCGCGTTGCCTCTCGGGCAAGTGGCAAGgtgatgaaagataaaaataatttgaccTTTCTTTACCACGAAATCGTGAGAAACACGTTTTCCTTGTCCTCACAAActcaaacacatacacacatgcacgtacatgtatatataaatacgcatatatatacgtatacactcacacatctttttctcgtttaatcATTAAACCTTTTCGCGATAgatcatcgataataataataataataatgatgatgacgatgatgataataataataataataataataataataataataataatttattcagcGTTTAGCGGGAAATTTAAACGTACAGTGTAACGCATGCGCATACATGTGATAATAGGGGCGGGGATGAAAGGTCTTTAGCAGGAAAAAAAGTGTtttaaaagcaataataataataataataataataacaacaacaacaacaacaacaacaagaacaacaataataataaattgaatcaaACAATTGCGTAAtatgaacaagaaaaaaaggaagttggtttgtctattttttctttttttttctctcttttaacgcCATATTTGATAGCATATCTCGATGCTATTAAATGATTGTTCGCTggtgtttcttttctttttcttttttttctttttttttaccgatgCCGCCTCTATGTGTAATCTCGTCGATCGTTGATCGTAAATCTCGTTCCCTTCtaaaatttcgtttctttaaaacacgcttatttatacttttctttatattcgtttattatcctttatatatgtattcacgCGGTTAtaacttaaaagaaaaagcacatggatataataaaatcgtacatattttctctaatatcattctctttgtcactatcttcttcctttttatatatatatatatatattttttttttttttttttattaacgcaTACAATGAATTCGCTAGTCAATGTTTCTCGTGTGTGTTGttaacgaataaaacgaaatgtaCTGATAATTGAaggacataataaaaagataattgatCGGGAGAttgatcaaaagaaaaagaaaaaaaaaaaaaaaaaaaaaagaaaaagcaagaaaaaaaaaaacgatataaaagaaatttaataaaaatcataataggCAGAAAGTTCTTTTGAAAATCGTTCCACGGTGTTCCTCCCAAATAAcctcgtattttttattttccgcagaaaaaaaagaaaaaaaaaaggaaaaaaaaaaaagaaaacaaaaaagaaaaaaaaaaaaagaaaaaaggagaaaaaaatgtgatagaaaattttccgtgggggggaaaaaaaacttttGCAAGTTGATTAATACAAACCGACGTGACGACGGActcgatttattaaaaaaattccatcGGGCTAATGTCTCAAAGCCAACTACGTTGGTTGATTGATTGTGATGTGAGATACGAACATTATTccacattttttatttcattctttctattttcttacaCAACTGCACCGTTTTAACTGTCTTATCTAAATGTAtagtttaaacattataaaacaACGTCGTTTAAATGACGTCGAGTCGCGTTATCATcgcattctttctcttctttctatgactttctttctcccttcctcacacacacacacacatacacatacacacacatacacaaacatgCACACATACGTACAGAGTATTAATATGTATGTTATTGCGTtgagttgtatatatatatataataatatatatatatatatgtataatactcacattcaatattttttttcttt
This Vespa velutina chromosome 10, iVesVel2.1, whole genome shotgun sequence DNA region includes the following protein-coding sequences:
- the LOC124952273 gene encoding uncharacterized protein LOC124952273 isoform X2; this translates as MKNAYPVVTAASSNPVDSVDSVDSSISQDISKDEIDNQTSPIIRLKLDKPLHWYWELTTTADDALPVIQLLDKDGRLLVETTGKTAQRARGSFREGLINYEKFPLSRKISRSTSVNSKREPMQSSGNRNVDGFSNKFGPFEFGYKPRKSRSDASIKVIRDKKIKNKENDKEIVKRYSTGDFLRRQILDDLRTKNMFDKSPDEIAKERCRKVKAYLKGQSDIVHSSNRKINRDYSNPFVRSNDKLDKIESEEDHGSDDNNKSKFYLSNTNDDNVVESINNDYVDSDKLVKIRSFLTEKLRERMESNKNVDNNLTIKKLYFDRKNVVDSNNIETHYRTRKVRSETNVINSSGRRMRFEKENQEDNNDDDDDDDDDEKDMNLRGSFGFNESEKKNGRNVRSISSSFVKKNNYRRSKSDALLVRRSNEFVEQQRKYKSTRRESTDKRRTYRKTKSDLHFDNPNTEKELDRIERSWKDYKERKKLEKLQRESGLKEKDEEEVEEEKKNEEKEDNFMLNKTRTTKDVKRELCVTRNCKVCQNLRNSLGSTINNDIICPFDNNNGTDRITFEKSIDPNSKSSSIIVSPDFGYNSIHKAAFKDYRELYARSNVKKSATFKIIDGSEEHEDSFKEDDDSNLIDDNESRRQDKTETLSLINKSNEDIARDYFKRVYELLKKRQEEARKIAEKRDVIGYDDSSSSNYVEEVRRRKHRRRRRDPAQESTFRVTLQKSSRGLGLSVSGGGTAGPVRVKRLFPLQPAALSNKLQPGDILLAANGIPLTGLTNYEALEVLRTTPNTVELVVCRLPGDTNVTPPGAPPPPPARREPPPPLRIPNPLPPLQIEPCGEFDIEMMKVGGSLGFTLRKADSSALGHYVRALVREPALSDGRIRPGDKIVAVDGAPLSPMSHEEAVALLRQCGPKVKLRLYRDLAQTPVSALSPTEPDHPLRPPRTCLRQEAVDMLCDLAARKLSPGTSSGSSCLQSPAASCTSPRRHRRLATRTPTADNDQEIPEKFHEGQTASIGSQAETSDSDQCSVRTQITNSQANTPISNTDIIIDPPSQYHVCETTDSPLRTPTRPSFLDLSAPQGKPHFQFCSADSDEYPVETMLFSEKDSSCSFETDYHGKEIRGLSSDEQDNDLPSEPASMPPVLSSTSSNSTGGAFSYKNPAYQSANPACGVTIDAVSKNKVTHSSDQDIPGKILGTEDPAGSKGLLKWKGVMFAPSDDMNECEKDVTKVDKDNLDSTISSEGHDEQGNEVFMVELTRGWNSRLGFSLKSEDNHTVISVVHPDSVAARDGRLKQGDVLLMVNDESVESMSTAEIIDLLRKIRGSIGITVMRKNKQENAT
- the LOC124952273 gene encoding uncharacterized protein LOC124952273 isoform X1, with the translated sequence MKNAYPVVTAASSNPVDSVDSVDSSISQDISKDEIDNQTSPIIRLKLDKPLHWYWELTTTADDALPVIQLLDKDGRLLVETTGKTAQRARGSFREGLINYEKFPLSRKISRSTSVNSKREPMQSSGNRNVDGFSNKFGPFEFGYKPRKSRSDASIKVIRDKKIKNKENDKEIVKRYSTGDFLRRQILDDLRTKNMFDKSPDEIAKERCRKVKAYLKGQSDIVHSSNRKINRDYSNPFVRSNDKLDKIESEEDHGSDDNNKSKFYLSNTNDDNVVESINNDYVDSDKLVKIRSFLTEKLRERMESNKNVDNNLTIKKLYFDRKNVVDSNNIETHYRTRKVRSETNVINSSGRRMRFEKENQEDNNDDDDDDDDDEKDMNLRGSFGFNESEKKNGRNVRSISSSFVKKNNYRRSKSDALLVRRSNEFVEQQRKYKSTRRESTDKRRTYRKTKSDLHFDNPNTEKELDRIERSWKDYKERKKLEKLQRESGLKEKDEEEVEEEKKNEEKEDNFMLNKTRTTKDVKRELCVTRNCKVCQNLRNSLGSTINNDIICPFDNNNGTDRITFEKSIDPNSKSSSIIVSPDFGYNSIHKAAFKDYRELYARSNVKKSATFKIIDGSEEHEDSFKEDDDSNLIDDNESRRQDKTETLSLINKSNEDIARDYFKRVYELLKKRQEEARKIAEKRDVIGYDDSSSSNYVEEVRRRKHRRRRRDPAQESTFRVTLQKSSRGLGLSVSGGGTAGPVRVKRLFPLQPAALSNKLQPGDILLAANGIPLTGLTNYIFLQEALEVLRTTPNTVELVVCRLPGDTNVTPPGAPPPPPARREPPPPLRIPNPLPPLQIEPCGEFDIEMMKVGGSLGFTLRKADSSALGHYVRALVREPALSDGRIRPGDKIVAVDGAPLSPMSHEEAVALLRQCGPKVKLRLYRDLAQTPVSALSPTEPDHPLRPPRTCLRQEAVDMLCDLAARKLSPGTSSGSSCLQSPAASCTSPRRHRRLATRTPTADNDQEIPEKFHEGQTASIGSQAETSDSDQCSVRTQITNSQANTPISNTDIIIDPPSQYHVCETTDSPLRTPTRPSFLDLSAPQGKPHFQFCSADSDEYPVETMLFSEKDSSCSFETDYHGKEIRGLSSDEQDNDLPSEPASMPPVLSSTSSNSTGGAFSYKNPAYQSANPACGVTIDAVSKNKVTHSSDQDIPGKILGTEDPAGSKGLLKWKGVMFAPSDDMNECEKDVTKVDKDNLDSTISSEGHDEQGNEVFMVELTRGWNSRLGFSLKSEDNHTVISVVHPDSVAARDGRLKQGDVLLMVNDESVESMSTAEIIDLLRKIRGSIGITVMRKNKQENAT